In one Epinephelus lanceolatus isolate andai-2023 chromosome 19, ASM4190304v1, whole genome shotgun sequence genomic region, the following are encoded:
- the LOC117269594 gene encoding complement component C7, producing MKLILASSLSLVLLVIFLSPVSCQQHVNCRWGAYGAWSECDGCSRTKVRTRHVEVFAQFGGVPCPGKAMETQACVPQKACPLATGCGDRFRCTSGQCISRSLVCNGDQDCNDGLDERGCEQDSSQYSCDLDKTPPNSELTGRGYDVLSGKLRAGVINTLSFGGQCRKVFSGDHKVYYRLPQNILRYNFEVSVDNENIDESYESSWSYMQHIQSNSLVGHDRRTFHNELTENKNSKLIILKNKVELAQFQNSAPQYLTLAEGFWKALSLLPYTYDYSAYRHLFATYGTHYLSEGALGGEYQAFLELDHQVLEKSGTTDTEYQRCWRKVKRRFFRRKVKTVCEKITNSFASSGGHSIHNKPVKVNVYGGNPALTAALLHLDLENPEANGEKYDNWASSVKDFPDVTDQKLRPLYELVKEVQCAGLKKLHMKRATEEYLAEEHPCHCQPCQNNGQPLLMGTQCRCVCRPGTSGRACEVGAVIGEQPGVIHGSWSCWSSWGSCSGGQRSRTRSCNNPAPSRGGQHCIGEGVERKPCEDADIQYLQTMEPQCFSLTVTPPKTCGAPPNLRNGFVQNPRDIYLAGNTVQYSCIDGYYLSGNAVAECTESQTWRTGTMVCISSTCGIPPLNSDVIATPTKTTHQIGDKVSLSCPAGSVLDAEVTEIICSPSLQWSPSPASTHCKAAPSVPSPPSGLTCKLWENVGTTECVCKKPFECSTSLELCARVSSSQSRLLSVCQLGALRCMGRSFELANDSDCDWPEKTSTSCKDCTPGTVCQESKCVCQNASECPKDSTPLCVNSGAGSVSTTMTECEVGSKRCAGEQVNVVGIEPCPE from the exons ATGAAG TTGATTTTGGCTTCATCTTTGTCTTTGGTATTATTGGTCATCTTCCTGTCTCCAGTTAG CTGTCAGCAGCATGTGAACTGTAGATGGGGAGCTTACGGAGCATGGTCTGAGTGTGACGGCTGCTCCAGGACAAAG GTGCGGACTCGCCATGTGGAGGTGTTCGCCCAGTTTGGGGGTGTGCCATGTCCAGGAAAAGCCATGGAAACACAAGCATGTGTCCCACAGAAAGCATGCCCCCTGGCAACAGGCTGTGGAGACAGGTTCCGCTGCACCTCTG GTCAGTGTATCAGCCGGTCTCTAGTGTGTAATGGAGACCAGGACTGCAATGATGGCCTGGATGAGAGAGGCTGTGAACAAGACAGCAGCCAGTACTCATGTGACCTTGACAAAACCCCTCCTAACTCAGAGTTAACAGGCAGAGG GTACGATGTGTTGTCCGGCAAACTGAGAGCAGGTGTGATCAACACTCTGAGTTTTGGAGGGCAGTGCAGGAAGGTGTTCAGTGGTGACCATAAAGTCTATTACAGACTGCCACAGAACATCCTCAGATATAACTTTGAG GTGTCAGTAGATAATGAAAACATCGATGAATCCTACGAGAGCTCCTGGTCCTACATGCAGCACATCCAGTCTAACTCCTTGGTGGGACACGACCGTCGCACTTTCCACAATGAGCTTACTGAAAATAAG AACTCCAAACTTATAATCCTGAAGAATAAAGTGGAGCTGGCCCAGTTCCAAAACTCTGCCCCTCAGTATCTGACTCTGGCTGAAGGTTTCTGGAAGGCTTTGTCCTTGTTGCCGTACACGTACGACTACTCTGCCTACCGCCACCTGTTTGCCACGTATGGCACACACTATCTCTCTGAGGGCGCACTCGGAGGCGAATACCAGGCCTTTTTGGAGTTAGATCACCAGGTGCTCGAAAAAAGCG GTACAACAGACACAGAGTACCAGAGGTGCTGGAGAAAGGTGAAACGCCGTTTCTTCAGGAGGAAAGTCAAGACTGTCTGtgaaaaaataacaaattcTTTTGCCTCGAGTGGCG GACACAGTATTCACAACAAGCCTGTTAAGGTCAACGTGTACGGAGGAAATCCAGCCTTGACAGCCGCTTTGCTTCACCTGGATCTGGAAAACCCAGAAGCTAACGGAGAGAAATACGACAACTGGGCCTCGTCTGTCAAAGACTTCCCTGACGTCACAGACCAGAAG CTGCGTCCTCTGTATGAGCTGGTGAAGGAGGTGCAGTGTGCAGGTCTGAAGAAGCTCCACATGAAAAGAGCCACAGAGGAGTACCTGGCGGAGGAGCATCCCTGTCACTGTCAGCCCTGCCAGAACAACGGCCAGCCACTGCTGATGGGCACACAGTGTCGCTGTGTCTGTCGACCAGGAACGTCAGGACGAGCTTGTGAGGTTGGAGCTGTGATCGGAGAGCAACCAG GAGTGATCCATGgcagctggagctgctggtcctcCTGGGGTTCCTGCTCTggaggtcaaagatcaaggacCCGAAGCTGCAACAACCCCGCCCCCAGCAGAGGTGGCCAGCACTGCATCGGAGAGGGGGTGGAGCGGAAGCCTTGTGAGGACGCAGACATCCAGTACTTACA GACGATGGAGCCTCAGTGCTTCAGTCTCACTGTAACGCCACCAAAGACATGCGGAGCGCCTCCAAACCTCAGGAACGGATTTGTTCAG aatcCCAGAGACATTTACCTGGCTGGGAACACAGTGCAGTACTCCTGCATAGACGGATATTACCTCAGTGGAAACGCTGTGGCTGAGTGCACTGAGAGCCAGACGTGGCGGACAGGAACGATGGTTTGTATAA GTTCCACGTGTGGGATTCCTCCACTCAACAGTGACGTGATAGCCACACCCACCAAAACAACCCATCAGATTGGAGACAAAGTGTCCCTGTCCTGTCCTGCGGGGTCAGTGCTGGATGCTGAGGTGACAGAGATCATATGCAGCCCCAGCCTGCAGTGGTCTCCATCACCAGCCAGCACTCACTGTAAAGCAG CACCTTCAGTTCCGTCTCCTCCATCTGGCCTGACGTGTAAGCTGTGGGAGAACGTAGGAACAaccgagtgtgtgtgtaaaaagccaTTCGAGTGCTC GACTTCTCTGGAGTTGTGTGCTCGAGTCAGCTCAAGCCAAAGTCGTTTACTTAGTGTTTGTCAGCTTGGAGCTCTGCGCTGTATGGGGCGGAGCTTCGAGCTGGCCAATGACAGCGACTGTGACTGGCCAGAGAAGACGTCCACATCATGCAAGGACTGTACACCAGGGACTGTCTGTCAGG AATCAAAATGCGTCTGTCAGAACGCATCAGAGTGCCCTAAAGACTCCACCCCCTTGTGCGTCAACTCTGGTGCTGGCAGCGTTTCCACAACGATGACCGAATGTGAGGTGGGGTCCAAGCGGTGTGCAGGGGAGCAGGTTAATGTTGTCGGTATTGAGCCTTGTCCAGAATAA